From a single Silene latifolia isolate original U9 population chromosome 6, ASM4854445v1, whole genome shotgun sequence genomic region:
- the LOC141587491 gene encoding uncharacterized protein LOC141587491: MASMATIPVIQGQNPVEVAETSLKKKRKWATVGGCFDRLPCEILQNIALMLPFTSIKMLRRSSKYWYNLLTDPKFVNLHLRCSLQKPPGYLFTASYDRRRRKKLNCYFVEESKAHLNTSKIFEYSAGEEVQVSGFSKPKNWSKLPSWFFGYSPSTNEYKILELRTRKTTDLPTSLAVGAITTLGSNLWRDIQDVPFPLNIFHYYRSFECQGNLFWMNGSNLVSFDLASEKFHEIPGPPRNLVDITLDPENLMKETLVSMSHTVGYVRDNRLWVLENKIKGIWIKRYDFSGPPLSNYDRLTGISENGGVFGHAEFTMNVFSHDMGCTGFKVMNIELEKERKGRSSPRCVQCIAPHVRSLVSPVRIIENGRKSNPKRKWVLDRLKLGDDATEDDLFDTIYQVLNASDE; the protein is encoded by the exons ATGGCTTCCATGGCGACAATACCCGTAATACAAGGCCAAAATCCAG TGGAAGTTGCTGAGACAAGCCTTAAAAAGAAGCGAAAGTGGGCGACAGTTGGAGGGTGTTTTGATCGCCTTCCATGTGAAATCCTGCAAAACATTGCTCTGATGCTACCGTTCACCTCAATCAAAATGTTGAGACGCTCGAGTAAGTATTGGTACAATCTTCTAACGGACCCTAAGTTTGTAAATCTGCATTTGAGATGCTCACTCCAGAAACCGCCTGGCTATCTTTTTACTGCATCTTACGATAGAAGACGTCGAAAGAAACTAAATTGTTACTTTGTGGAAGAATCGAAAGCTCATCTCAATACCTCCAAGATCTTCGAGTACTCAGCAG GAGAGGAAGTTCAAGTCTCAGGTTTTTCTAAACCTAAAAATTGGTCTAAGTTACCATCGTGGTTCTTTGGTTATTCACCGTCCACCAATGAGTATAAGATTCTTGAACTCAGGACACGAAAAACTACGGATTTACCAACTTCATTAGCTGTGGGTGCAATTACCACACTTGGTTCCAACTTATGGAGAGATATACAGGATGTCCCATTCCCACTTAATATATTTCATTACTACCGTTCTTTTGAATGTCAGGGGAATCTGTTTTGGATGAACGGGTCTAATTTAGTTTCGTTTGATCTTGCCTCCGAAAAATTTCATGAGATACCTGGCCCTCCACGCAATCTTGTTGATATAACACTCGATCCTGAAAATTTAATGAAGGAAACTCTTGTAAGCATGAGTCACACAGTAGGGTATGTAAGGGATAACAGACTGTGGGTGCTGGAAAACAAAATCAAGGGCATATGGATAAAAAGGTACGATTTTTCAGGCCCTCCGCTGTCCAATTATGATCGGCTTACTGGTATTTCGGAGAATGGCGGTGTGTTTGGGCACGCGGAATTCACAATGAACGTTTTTAGCCATGACATGGGATGTACAGGCTTCAAGGTCATGAATATTGAGTTGGAAAAAGAACGTAAAGGCAGATCATCTCCGAGATGTGTACAGTGCATTGCTCCTCATGTCAGAAGTTTAGTTTCTCCGGTTAGGATTATTGAAAACGGAAGGAAGTCTAATCCCAAGAGAAAATGGGTATTAGACAGGTTGAAGTTGGGTGACGATGCTACTGAAGATGATCTTTTCGACACTATTTATCAAGTCTTAAATGCATCTGACGAGTAG